Below is a window of Thermodesulfovibrionales bacterium DNA.
ATCCCCTCGCGATATATGCTGCGGGGAAGGACGAGACGTTTGTCGGACGCATCAGGGAGGATGAATCGATAGAGAAGGGCCTCAATATCTGGATTGTGGCGGACAACCTCAGGAAAGGCGCTGCCCTCAACGCAGTTCAGATCGCCGAAAAGCTCATAGAGATGGCGTGAGGACCTCCCGGAGAGTAATTCTGTCTGGCGATGCTGCAGATAAGGTTCGAGCTTTCCCTCTAAGATATCATCTAAAGATTTTTGTCTATTCGTCGTGGCAATCATGAAAGAGAAAAGATCGGTTGATTTCATAATTCGTGCCGAGTACCTCCTCCCCATCGACAGTGAGTTTACCGTCATATCGGATGGTGCGGTTGCCGTCAGCGGCGGGAAGATCGCTGCTTTCGGAAAATATGAGGAGATCGCAGAGAAGTACCGCTCCGATTCCCTAATCGGTGGAAAAGGTCGGGTCCTGATGCCCGGTCTCATTAATACCCATACCCATGCCGCGATGGTCTACTTCCGGGGGCTCGCCGATGACCTCCCCCTGAAGGAATGGCTCGAGGGACATGTCTGGCCCGCCGAATCGAAGTGGCTGAGTCCGGAGTTCATCTCCGATGCGACAGAGCTCGCCTGTCTCGAGATGCTGAAGGCCGGGATCACGACATACAATGACATGTATTTCTTCGGCGAGTCCGCCGGTGTCGCTGCAAGGAGAATCGGAATGAGGGCGGTGCTCGGCGCCGGCGTCGTTGATTTTCCTACAAAGGCCGGAAAGAATGCTGATGAGTATATCCGGAAGGCAGAGGCATTCATCAAGGACTGGAAGGGAGATGAATTCATAACGCCGTCTGTAGCGCCCCATTCCCCCTATGCCTGCGGACCCGAGACCCTGAAGAAGGTGAAGAGGCTCGCAGAGAAATACGATGTGCCTATCCACATTCATCTTTCGGAAACGGAATGGGAGGTTGAGGAGATACGGTCGAAGTACGGAAACCGCCCGGTTAGACACCTCGATGCGCTCGACTTTCTCGATAAACAGGTGCTCGCAGCGCATTGCGTATGGCTGGACGATGAGGAGATAGAGACACTCGCAAAGAGGGATACCGGTGTCTCACACTGCATAGAGAGCAACCTGAAGCTTGCATCCGGAATTGCACGAATTACGGACATGCTCAAGGCGGGTGTTAAGGTAACCTTTGGGACGGACAGCGCGGCGAGCAATAATGACCTGAATATCATGAGCGAGATGTCGACGGCTGCGAAGATTCACAAGGCGGTATCGAAAGATCCTACCGCGCTTGATTCGAGGACAGTCCTCCGGATGGCGACGAAATGGG
It encodes the following:
- a CDS encoding amidohydrolase → MKEKRSVDFIIRAEYLLPIDSEFTVISDGAVAVSGGKIAAFGKYEEIAEKYRSDSLIGGKGRVLMPGLINTHTHAAMVYFRGLADDLPLKEWLEGHVWPAESKWLSPEFISDATELACLEMLKAGITTYNDMYFFGESAGVAARRIGMRAVLGAGVVDFPTKAGKNADEYIRKAEAFIKDWKGDEFITPSVAPHSPYACGPETLKKVKRLAEKYDVPIHIHLSETEWEVEEIRSKYGNRPVRHLDALDFLDKQVLAAHCVWLDDEEIETLAKRDTGVSHCIESNLKLASGIARITDMLKAGVKVTFGTDSAASNNDLNIMSEMSTAAKIHKAVSKDPTALDSRTVLRMATKWGAEVLGLGNVTGSIEKGKAADLIVLNIGKPHLTPVYDICSHIVYCLRASDVETVMVEGRVIVRGGKMNDGNEEEILDKAKRWGEKIKGGSK